A genomic window from Pseudonocardia broussonetiae includes:
- a CDS encoding CaiB/BaiF CoA transferase family protein, with amino-acid sequence MPGPLSGVLVADLSRVLAGPYATMLLADMGAEVVKVESPQGDETRTWTPPVRGETSTYYLGVNRGKRSIALDLRDEADAAVARELVRRADVVVENFKPGGLARFGLDYDTVRAANPRAVYASISGFGSGAGAHVPGYDLMVQAISGLMSLTGDADGPPYRAGISVFDVMAGNHAVIGILAALRHRDATGEGQHVEVNLLSSALTGLVNNSSAYVAGGVVPTRMGNAHPSVFPYEPLPTADDDLIVAAANDGQFRRLCDVLGIPEVPDDPRFARNADRTAHREELRPILTERLATRGAVEWFEELTKVGVPCGPIGTIDGGFAMAERFGLDPVVEVGEGDRAVPTTRHPIRFSATPAAYRLPPPELDEHGDELRTWLEETGA; translated from the coding sequence ATGCCGGGACCGCTGTCGGGGGTGCTGGTCGCCGACCTCTCCCGCGTCCTCGCCGGGCCGTACGCCACGATGCTGCTGGCCGACATGGGGGCCGAGGTCGTCAAGGTCGAGAGCCCGCAGGGCGACGAGACGCGCACCTGGACGCCCCCCGTGCGGGGTGAGACGTCCACCTACTACCTGGGCGTCAACCGGGGGAAGCGCTCGATCGCGCTCGACCTGCGCGACGAGGCGGACGCCGCCGTCGCCCGCGAGCTCGTGCGCCGCGCCGACGTGGTGGTCGAGAACTTCAAGCCCGGCGGCCTGGCCCGCTTCGGCCTCGACTACGACACCGTCCGCGCCGCCAACCCCCGCGCCGTCTACGCCTCGATCAGCGGCTTCGGCTCCGGCGCGGGCGCGCACGTCCCCGGCTACGACCTCATGGTGCAGGCGATCTCCGGGCTGATGAGCCTGACGGGCGACGCCGACGGGCCCCCGTACCGCGCCGGCATCTCCGTGTTCGACGTGATGGCCGGCAACCACGCGGTCATCGGCATCCTCGCCGCCCTGCGCCACCGCGACGCCACCGGCGAGGGCCAGCACGTCGAGGTCAACCTGCTGTCCTCCGCGCTGACGGGCCTGGTCAACAACAGCTCCGCCTACGTCGCGGGCGGCGTCGTGCCCACCCGCATGGGCAACGCCCACCCCAGCGTCTTCCCCTACGAGCCGCTGCCCACCGCCGACGACGACCTCATCGTCGCCGCCGCCAACGACGGCCAGTTCCGCCGGCTGTGCGACGTGCTCGGCATCCCCGAGGTGCCCGACGACCCGCGCTTCGCCCGCAACGCCGACCGCACCGCGCACCGCGAGGAGCTGCGCCCGATCCTCACCGAGCGGCTCGCCACCCGCGGCGCCGTCGAGTGGTTCGAGGAGCTGACGAAGGTCGGCGTGCCCTGCGGCCCCATCGGCACCATCGACGGCGGCTTCGCGATGGCCGAGCGGTTCGGGCTCGACCCGGTCGTCGAGGTGGGGGAGGGCGACCGCGCGGTGCCGACGACCCGCCACCCGATCCGCTTCTCCGCGACGCCCGCGGCCTACCGGCTGCCCCCGCCCGAGCTCGACGAGCACGGCGACGAGCTGCGGACGTGGCTGGAGGAGACCGGTGCCTGA
- a CDS encoding amidohydrolase family protein — protein MSERPVVLRGGTVLTVDAGRSVLPDHDVLVVDGVIAAVGPALDVPDGTEEIDATGGVVMPGMIDTHRHMWQTAMRGYGADWTLTQYFVWYYLEWGKVFRPEDVHAGNLLGAWEALDAGVTTTVDWSHGLQTVAHADAAADALESVPGRFVLAYGNIQDAPANWTAAPEFRDFVSRRVTGNDRLGFQLAFDVTGDPAFPEKPAFEVARELGVPVTTHAGVWGATNDDGIKLMHDHGFMTPETVYVHAATLSADSYHRIAATGGSVSVSTESEQSAGQGYPPTWALRSHGIPVSLSMDTSVWWSGDLFSAMRTTLGADRSREHMEAHASGDTVTHASLRADQVVEWATRGGAAALGRESELGSIEVGKKADVVLLRNDHSPVSFPLLNPHGHVAFQAQRGDVHTVLVGGRVVKRDGRLVDVDLAAVRRTVDATVEHLRSTMGEEAWQQGMNPDVPETKVLDNPYTYTDYRSAGTHGGTAS, from the coding sequence ATGAGCGAGCGTCCGGTCGTCCTGCGGGGTGGCACGGTCCTGACCGTCGACGCCGGGCGCAGCGTGCTGCCCGACCACGACGTGCTGGTCGTCGACGGCGTGATCGCCGCGGTCGGCCCCGCCCTCGACGTGCCCGACGGCACCGAGGAGATCGACGCGACCGGCGGCGTCGTCATGCCGGGGATGATCGACACCCACCGGCACATGTGGCAGACCGCGATGCGCGGCTACGGCGCCGACTGGACGCTCACCCAGTACTTCGTCTGGTACTACCTGGAGTGGGGCAAGGTCTTCCGCCCCGAGGACGTCCACGCGGGCAACCTGCTCGGCGCCTGGGAGGCGCTCGACGCCGGCGTCACCACCACCGTCGACTGGTCGCACGGGCTGCAGACCGTCGCGCACGCCGACGCCGCCGCCGACGCGCTGGAGTCGGTGCCCGGCCGGTTCGTCCTGGCCTACGGCAACATCCAGGACGCCCCCGCCAACTGGACGGCCGCGCCCGAGTTCCGCGACTTCGTCTCCCGCCGCGTCACCGGCAACGACAGGCTGGGCTTCCAGCTCGCGTTCGACGTCACCGGCGACCCGGCGTTCCCCGAGAAGCCCGCGTTCGAGGTCGCGCGCGAGCTGGGCGTGCCGGTCACGACGCACGCCGGCGTGTGGGGCGCCACCAACGACGACGGCATCAAGCTCATGCACGACCACGGCTTCATGACCCCGGAGACGGTCTACGTCCACGCGGCCACGCTGTCGGCCGACTCCTACCACCGCATCGCGGCCACCGGCGGCTCCGTCTCGGTGTCGACCGAGAGCGAGCAGAGCGCGGGCCAGGGCTACCCGCCCACGTGGGCGCTGCGCTCCCACGGCATCCCGGTGTCGCTGTCGATGGACACCTCGGTGTGGTGGAGCGGCGACCTGTTCTCCGCCATGCGCACCACGCTGGGCGCCGACCGCTCGCGCGAGCACATGGAGGCCCACGCCTCGGGCGACACCGTCACGCACGCCTCGCTGCGCGCCGACCAGGTCGTCGAGTGGGCCACCCGCGGCGGCGCGGCGGCGCTGGGCCGGGAGTCCGAGCTGGGCAGCATCGAGGTCGGCAAGAAGGCCGACGTCGTGCTGCTGCGCAACGACCACTCCCCCGTCTCGTTCCCGCTGCTCAACCCGCACGGGCACGTCGCGTTCCAGGCGCAGCGCGGCGACGTGCACACCGTGCTCGTCGGGGGCCGCGTGGTGAAGCGCGACGGGCGGCTCGTCGACGTCGACCTGGCGGCGGTGCGGCGCACCGTGGACGCGACGGTCGAGCACCTGCGCTCCACCATGGGCGAGGAAGCGTGGCAGCAGGGCATGAACCCCGACGTGCCGGAGACGAAGGTGCTGGACAACCCCTACACCTACACCGACTACCGCAGTGCGGGGACGCACGGCGGGACGGCTTCCTAG
- a CDS encoding enoyl-CoA hydratase/isomerase family protein, translating into MTAPTPSSDPTSPVRIERDGDLAVVVLDAPPLNLFDEAVFAAWEQVVGELTALCDPAREDRARAVLVEARGKVVSGGVDVTLFAGIADGPEPAARGAELWERLLPVAQGLEDLPVPTVFAAHGLTLTAAFELALACDLLLAAERASFGLVEIVVGLTPSMGGPQRLAERAGPARAKELIYTGGRFPAAELAQWGVVNRVLPDEGFADAAREFARRLAAGPTLAHAATKSLVTTAVREGVRAADAAVPAVSGVLFDTDDLRGAVASFLSEGPGKAQYRGR; encoded by the coding sequence ATGACCGCACCGACCCCCTCCTCGGACCCGACGTCCCCCGTCCGGATCGAGCGCGACGGCGACCTCGCGGTCGTCGTCCTCGACGCGCCCCCGCTGAACCTGTTCGACGAGGCGGTGTTCGCCGCGTGGGAGCAGGTCGTCGGCGAGCTCACCGCGCTCTGCGACCCGGCGCGCGAGGACCGCGCGCGGGCCGTGCTCGTGGAGGCGCGGGGCAAGGTCGTGTCCGGCGGCGTCGACGTCACGCTGTTCGCCGGCATCGCCGACGGCCCCGAGCCGGCCGCCCGCGGGGCCGAGCTGTGGGAGCGGCTGCTGCCGGTCGCGCAGGGGCTCGAGGACCTGCCGGTGCCCACCGTGTTCGCCGCGCACGGCCTCACCCTCACCGCCGCGTTCGAGCTGGCGCTCGCCTGCGATCTGCTGCTGGCGGCCGAGAGGGCCAGCTTCGGGCTGGTGGAGATCGTCGTCGGGCTGACGCCGTCGATGGGCGGGCCCCAGCGCCTGGCCGAGCGGGCGGGCCCGGCGCGGGCGAAGGAGCTGATCTACACCGGCGGGCGCTTCCCGGCTGCGGAGCTGGCGCAGTGGGGCGTGGTCAACCGGGTGCTGCCCGACGAGGGCTTCGCCGACGCCGCGCGCGAGTTCGCCCGGCGCCTCGCCGCCGGGCCGACGCTGGCCCACGCGGCGACGAAGAGCCTGGTCACCACGGCCGTGCGCGAGGGCGTCCGGGCCGCCGACGCCGCCGTGCCCGCCGTCTCGGGGGTGCTGTTCGACACCGACGACCTGCGTGGCGCGGTCGCGTCGTTCCTCAGCGAGGGGCCGGGCAAGGCGCAGTACCGGGGCCGCTGA
- a CDS encoding NAD(P)H-binding protein, translating into MIVVTGATGALGSQIVAHLLDRVPAERVGVSVRDPARAADLAARGVRVRRGDFTDPASLADAFAGAEQVLVVSANATGGEAVAQHRAAIDAARAAGAARILYTSHQGASAGSPFAPMPDHAATEGHLAASGVPFTALRNGFYASTVPLLLGGALTTGELVAPADGPVSWTGHADLAAAAAVVLAGGAALDGTALDGTALDGTGLDGTGLDGVTPPLTAPDALDLADVARLLGELTGREVRRVVVDDDEWAAGLVARGVPADRAEMLLGMFRASRQGGFAATGPALADLLGRPVTPLRALLAEVVAPGARVAP; encoded by the coding sequence ATGATCGTCGTCACCGGTGCCACCGGCGCGCTCGGCTCGCAGATCGTCGCCCACCTGCTCGACCGCGTGCCGGCGGAGCGGGTCGGCGTCAGCGTGCGCGACCCCGCCCGGGCCGCCGACCTCGCCGCCCGCGGCGTGCGCGTCCGCCGCGGCGACTTCACCGACCCCGCCTCCCTCGCCGACGCCTTCGCCGGCGCCGAGCAGGTCCTCGTCGTGTCGGCGAACGCCACCGGCGGGGAGGCCGTCGCGCAGCACAGGGCGGCGATCGACGCGGCGCGCGCGGCGGGCGCCGCCCGGATCCTCTACACGAGCCACCAGGGCGCGAGCGCCGGCTCGCCGTTCGCGCCGATGCCCGACCACGCGGCCACCGAGGGCCACCTGGCGGCGTCGGGCGTGCCGTTCACGGCGCTGCGCAACGGGTTCTACGCGAGCACGGTGCCGCTGCTGCTGGGCGGCGCGCTGACGACCGGCGAGCTGGTGGCGCCCGCCGACGGGCCGGTGTCGTGGACCGGGCACGCCGACCTCGCCGCGGCGGCGGCGGTGGTGCTGGCCGGCGGTGCTGCGCTGGATGGCACTGCGCTGGACGGCACTGCGCTGGACGGCACTGGGCTCGACGGCACTGGGCTCGACGGCGTCACCCCGCCCCTGACCGCGCCCGACGCGCTCGACCTCGCCGACGTCGCGCGCCTGCTCGGCGAGCTCACAGGGCGCGAGGTGCGGCGGGTCGTCGTGGACGACGACGAGTGGGCGGCCGGACTGGTCGCCCGCGGCGTGCCGGCGGACCGGGCGGAGATGCTCCTCGGGATGTTCCGCGCGTCCCGCCAGGGCGGCTTCGCCGCCACCGGCCCCGCACTGGCCGACCTGCTCGGGCGCCCGGTCACCCCGCTCCGCGCGCTGCTGGCGGAGGTGGTCGCACCGGGCGCCCGGGTCGCGCCGTGA
- a CDS encoding TetR/AcrR family transcriptional regulator — protein sequence MDDTGRRTALVEVAARLLHEQGAAAVTTRGVAHAAGVQAPTLYRLFGDKDGLLDAVAEHVLATYVAGKRAEDDDDPVDALRAAWRTHIGFGLAHPAVFRLLADPGRGARSPAAAAGLEVLRARVRRVAAAGRLRVGERRAVAMIHAAGTGAVLTLLAADDRDEGLADAVLDAVLDAVLTDAPDAPDARGDDGPAAVAVAFRTVVPDLPGLTAAERALLAEWLDRQT from the coding sequence GTGGACGACACCGGTCGGCGGACGGCGCTCGTGGAGGTCGCGGCCCGGTTGCTGCACGAGCAGGGCGCGGCCGCGGTCACGACCCGCGGCGTCGCGCACGCCGCCGGCGTCCAGGCGCCCACGCTCTACCGGCTCTTCGGCGACAAGGACGGGCTGCTCGACGCGGTCGCCGAGCACGTGCTCGCCACCTACGTCGCCGGGAAGCGGGCGGAGGACGACGACGACCCCGTCGACGCCCTCCGCGCGGCCTGGCGCACCCACATCGGGTTCGGCCTGGCCCACCCCGCGGTCTTCCGCCTGCTCGCCGACCCCGGCCGGGGCGCGCGCTCACCGGCCGCCGCGGCGGGGCTGGAGGTGCTGCGGGCGCGGGTGCGCCGCGTCGCGGCCGCGGGCCGGCTCCGCGTGGGCGAGCGCCGTGCCGTCGCGATGATCCACGCCGCGGGCACCGGCGCCGTGCTGACGCTGCTCGCCGCGGACGACCGCGACGAGGGCCTGGCCGACGCCGTCCTCGACGCCGTGCTCGACGCCGTCCTGACCGACGCCCCCGACGCCCCCGACGCGCGGGGGGACGACGGCCCGGCGGCGGTCGCCGTCGCGTTCCGGACGGTCGTGCCCGACCTCCCGGGGCTGACCGCCGCCGAGCGCGCCCTGCTGGCCGAGTGGCTCGACCGGCAGACCTAG
- a CDS encoding MmcQ/YjbR family DNA-binding protein: protein MADADDVRRLALGLDGAVENESDGFDFRVGGRGFVWSYPEREPGRRRVLRTDIAVLYVGDEAEKQALVLGEPDLFFTVPGYDGLPLVMVRLPRVTVDRLAELVTDAWRMRVEQRCPPPPGARMGP from the coding sequence ATGGCTGACGCCGACGACGTCCGCCGGCTGGCGCTCGGCCTCGACGGGGCCGTGGAGAACGAGTCCGACGGCTTCGACTTCCGGGTCGGGGGCCGCGGGTTCGTGTGGTCCTACCCCGAGCGGGAGCCCGGCCGCCGCCGCGTCCTGCGCACCGACATCGCGGTGCTCTACGTCGGCGACGAGGCCGAGAAGCAGGCCCTGGTGCTCGGCGAGCCCGACCTCTTCTTCACCGTGCCCGGCTACGACGGCCTGCCGCTGGTGATGGTGCGCCTCCCGCGCGTCACCGTCGACCGCCTCGCCGAGCTCGTCACCGACGCCTGGCGGATGCGCGTCGAGCAGCGGTGCCCCCCACCCCCCGGTGCCAGGATGGGGCCATGA
- a CDS encoding IclR family transcriptional regulator domain-containing protein: MPREGAGPDFIEALARGLEVIAAFGPERPAMTLAEVAGATGLARPTARRILLTLEELGYVRAEGRGYSLTPRVLELGVAYVRSQGLWDVARPHMEKLGARTNESVSIAQLDGSDIVYVARVSVPKIVSLAVQIGTRFPALPTSLGKVQLAALDPEELEAVLAQPTRSGLVARWCPDRIERDAALREVRARGWALTDEQLTLGIRSVAAPLRDGSGKVIAGLNVNCHAAETTVERLLEHHLPLLLQAAGDISADFARVQDVPHVAVS; the protein is encoded by the coding sequence ATGCCACGTGAGGGAGCCGGTCCCGACTTCATCGAGGCGCTGGCGCGCGGCCTGGAGGTGATCGCGGCCTTCGGGCCCGAGCGCCCGGCGATGACGCTCGCCGAGGTCGCGGGCGCCACCGGCCTGGCGCGGCCCACCGCCCGCCGGATCCTGCTGACGCTCGAGGAGCTCGGCTACGTCCGCGCCGAGGGCCGCGGCTACTCGCTGACGCCGCGCGTGCTCGAGCTCGGCGTCGCCTACGTCCGGTCGCAGGGGCTGTGGGACGTCGCGCGCCCGCACATGGAGAAGCTGGGCGCCCGCACGAACGAGTCCGTGTCGATCGCGCAGCTCGACGGGTCCGACATCGTCTACGTCGCGCGCGTGTCCGTGCCCAAGATCGTCTCGCTCGCGGTGCAGATCGGCACGCGCTTCCCCGCCCTGCCGACGTCGCTGGGCAAGGTGCAGCTCGCCGCGCTCGACCCCGAGGAGCTGGAGGCGGTGCTCGCGCAGCCGACGCGCTCCGGCCTCGTCGCGCGCTGGTGCCCCGACCGCATCGAGCGCGACGCCGCGCTGCGCGAGGTGCGCGCCCGCGGCTGGGCCCTGACCGACGAGCAGCTCACGCTGGGCATCCGCTCGGTCGCCGCGCCCCTGCGCGACGGCTCCGGGAAGGTGATCGCCGGCCTCAACGTCAACTGCCACGCCGCCGAGACGACCGTGGAGCGCCTGCTGGAGCACCACCTGCCGCTGCTGCTGCAGGCCGCGGGCGACATCAGCGCCGACTTCGCGCGCGTGCAGGACGTGCCGCACGTCGCCGTCTCCTGA
- a CDS encoding ribonuclease H family protein, with translation MTAKYATTCGVCASAISPGEEIARSGNGWAHTACAAAPGAAPAAAPKKSPARKAAAKPARPDMPAPDGALEVWTDGACSGNPGPGGWAWATRDGRQDSGGESPTTNQRMEIRAALEAVRALDGPLVVVSDSTYVVNCFRDRWWKGWIDRGWVTSAKKPVVSRDLWEPLITLVTERGDVSFRWVKGHSGDEMNDLVDTLAVAQSQVAAGRA, from the coding sequence ATGACCGCCAAGTACGCCACCACCTGCGGCGTCTGCGCCTCCGCCATCTCGCCCGGCGAGGAGATCGCCCGCTCCGGGAACGGGTGGGCGCACACGGCGTGCGCCGCGGCGCCCGGCGCCGCCCCCGCCGCGGCCCCGAAGAAGTCGCCTGCCCGCAAGGCCGCCGCCAAGCCCGCCCGCCCCGACATGCCCGCCCCCGACGGCGCCCTGGAGGTCTGGACCGACGGCGCCTGCTCGGGCAACCCCGGCCCCGGCGGCTGGGCCTGGGCCACGCGCGACGGGCGTCAGGACAGCGGGGGCGAGTCGCCGACCACCAACCAGCGCATGGAGATCCGGGCCGCGCTGGAGGCCGTGCGGGCGCTCGACGGGCCGCTCGTCGTCGTCAGCGACTCCACCTACGTCGTGAACTGCTTCCGCGACCGCTGGTGGAAGGGCTGGATCGACCGCGGCTGGGTCACCAGCGCGAAGAAGCCGGTGGTCAGCCGCGACCTGTGGGAGCCGCTGATCACGCTGGTCACCGAGCGCGGCGACGTCTCGTTCCGCTGGGTCAAGGGCCACTCCGGCGACGAGATGAACGACCTCGTCGACACCCTCGCCGTCGCGCAGTCGCAGGTGGCGGCGGGACGGGCCTGA
- a CDS encoding citryl-CoA lyase, with product MPEYRTALGASSRDAITLLGHDLAEDVMGKVGFGELAFWLATQRRPSTGETRVFEAVLAALADHGFTPTAIVTRLTYLSAPDSVQGALAAGLLGGGSRFLGVTEDCGRFLHAHLPDELPVDDAGWDALALDVVRTQREAKRFVPGLGHHVHKDGDPRTPRLFAVATEEGLYGPHLSLFAAIGRVHPQVLGKTLPLNGAGVCGAALADLGLPLELLRGFALLARTAGLIGQLAEELRHPVGNDIFLSVDLNNRSVEPDPYPTEGI from the coding sequence GTGCCTGAGTACCGCACCGCCCTGGGCGCCTCCTCCCGCGACGCGATCACCCTGCTCGGCCACGACCTCGCCGAGGACGTGATGGGGAAGGTGGGGTTCGGCGAGCTCGCGTTCTGGCTCGCCACCCAGCGCCGCCCGAGCACCGGAGAGACCCGCGTGTTCGAGGCCGTCCTCGCCGCGCTGGCCGACCACGGCTTCACCCCGACCGCGATCGTCACCCGCCTCACCTACCTGTCGGCACCCGACTCCGTGCAGGGCGCGCTCGCGGCCGGCCTGCTCGGCGGCGGGTCGCGGTTCCTGGGCGTCACCGAGGACTGCGGCCGGTTCCTGCACGCGCACCTCCCCGACGAGCTCCCCGTCGACGACGCCGGCTGGGACGCCCTCGCCCTCGACGTCGTGCGGACGCAGCGGGAGGCGAAGCGGTTCGTCCCGGGCCTGGGCCACCACGTGCACAAGGACGGCGACCCGCGCACCCCGCGGCTGTTCGCCGTCGCCACCGAGGAGGGCCTCTACGGCCCGCACCTCTCGCTGTTCGCCGCCATCGGCCGGGTCCACCCGCAGGTGCTGGGGAAGACGCTGCCGCTCAACGGCGCCGGCGTCTGCGGCGCCGCGCTGGCCGACCTCGGCCTGCCGCTGGAGCTGCTGCGCGGGTTCGCGCTGCTCGCCCGCACCGCAGGGCTGATCGGGCAGCTCGCGGAGGAGTTGCGCCACCCCGTCGGCAACGACATCTTCCTGTCCGTGGACCTGAACAACCGGTCGGTCGAGCCCGACCCGTACCCGACCGAGGGGATCTGA
- a CDS encoding quinone oxidoreductase family protein: MRAAEIRTAGHPPEVGERAEPAGTLVDVLAAPITPLDLLCASGTSYFGAPATPYVPGVQGVGTLAAPLGDLDAGTPVWFATSAGMAPGDGSMAQRAAVTADDVVALPPGVDPVLAGALGLSAVAAWMCLTWRGRLAPGETVVVLGAGGAVGETAVQLARLAGAGRVVACARSAFALDRARRHGADATVLLHGDDWTARIAAATDGGSDLVIDPLSGAPAAAALASLRTGGRLVNLGGSAAPACTVDSATLRSRSLDVLGYTNNALDPARRRDAVQAVARFAAAGQLTVRHEPVPLDDAADAWTRQRDGAARGRVVLVP, from the coding sequence ATGCGGGCCGCGGAGATCCGCACGGCCGGCCACCCGCCCGAGGTCGGGGAGCGGGCCGAGCCCGCGGGCACCCTGGTCGACGTCCTCGCCGCCCCGATCACGCCGCTCGACCTCCTCTGCGCCTCGGGCACCTCCTACTTCGGCGCGCCCGCCACGCCCTACGTCCCGGGCGTGCAGGGCGTCGGCACCCTCGCCGCGCCGCTCGGCGACCTCGACGCCGGCACCCCCGTCTGGTTCGCCACGAGCGCCGGCATGGCGCCCGGCGACGGCAGCATGGCCCAGCGGGCCGCCGTCACCGCCGACGACGTCGTCGCGCTGCCGCCGGGCGTCGACCCGGTGCTGGCCGGGGCGCTCGGGCTGTCCGCCGTCGCCGCGTGGATGTGCCTGACCTGGCGCGGCCGGCTCGCGCCGGGGGAGACCGTGGTCGTGCTCGGCGCGGGCGGGGCCGTCGGTGAGACGGCCGTGCAGCTCGCGCGCCTGGCCGGGGCCGGGCGGGTCGTCGCCTGCGCGCGGTCGGCGTTCGCGCTCGACCGGGCGCGCCGGCACGGGGCCGACGCGACCGTCCTGCTCCACGGGGACGACTGGACGGCACGGATAGCGGCGGCCACCGACGGCGGCTCCGATCTCGTCATCGACCCCCTGTCCGGCGCCCCCGCCGCCGCCGCGCTCGCCTCGCTGCGCACCGGCGGCCGGCTGGTGAACCTCGGCGGCTCGGCCGCCCCGGCCTGCACGGTCGACTCGGCGACGCTGCGCAGCCGCTCGCTCGACGTCCTGGGCTACACCAACAACGCCCTGGACCCCGCCCGCCGCCGCGACGCCGTGCAGGCCGTCGCCCGCTTCGCCGCGGCGGGCCAGCTGACCGTGCGCCACGAGCCCGTCCCGCTCGACGACGCCGCCGACGCCTGGACCCGCCAGCGCGATGGTGCCGCCCGCGGCCGCGTCGTCCTCGTCCCCTGA
- a CDS encoding dioxygenase, translating to MDPVTAGTVTAGTVTAGTVTADTVTADTVTADTVTADTVTADSITDAATARWGTAHDPRTGEVLTALVRHLHEFAREVRLTEAEWMAAIRWLTATGQISDEKREEFILASDVLGLSMLVVQMNHELDPSATPATVLGPFHIDGSPELGFGEDMSEGLPGAPLYLAGTVRGLDGTPVGGAVLDVWQADEDGAYEAQLPVEEARLRAKYTARADGTYCVRTIAPKGYSIPMDGPVGELVSRTDISHYRPAHVHVLLDVPGFHPLITHLFQEGAQYLDSDVVFGTKPELVVAFEPREPGPTPDGGTSDVPWLEARYDFVLQAAG from the coding sequence ATGGACCCAGTCACCGCCGGCACCGTCACCGCCGGCACCGTCACCGCCGGCACCGTCACCGCCGACACCGTCACCGCCGACACCGTCACCGCCGACACCGTCACCGCCGACACCGTCACCGCCGACAGCATCACCGACGCCGCCACCGCCCGCTGGGGCACCGCCCACGACCCGCGCACCGGCGAGGTCCTCACGGCGCTGGTCCGCCACCTGCACGAGTTCGCGCGCGAGGTGCGGCTCACCGAGGCCGAGTGGATGGCGGCGATCCGCTGGCTGACCGCCACCGGGCAGATCAGCGACGAGAAGCGCGAGGAGTTCATCCTCGCCTCCGACGTGCTCGGCCTGTCGATGCTCGTCGTGCAGATGAACCACGAGCTCGACCCGTCGGCCACGCCGGCCACCGTGCTCGGCCCCTTCCACATCGACGGCTCGCCCGAGCTGGGCTTCGGCGAGGACATGAGCGAGGGCCTGCCCGGCGCGCCGCTCTACCTGGCGGGCACCGTCCGCGGGCTCGACGGCACGCCCGTCGGCGGGGCCGTGCTCGACGTGTGGCAGGCCGACGAGGACGGCGCCTACGAGGCCCAGCTCCCCGTCGAGGAGGCCCGGTTGCGCGCGAAGTACACCGCCCGCGCCGACGGCACCTACTGCGTGCGCACCATCGCGCCCAAGGGCTACTCGATCCCGATGGACGGCCCGGTCGGCGAGCTGGTCTCGCGCACCGACATCAGCCACTACCGCCCCGCGCACGTGCACGTCCTGCTCGACGTCCCCGGGTTCCACCCGCTGATCACCCACCTGTTCCAGGAGGGCGCGCAGTACCTCGACAGCGACGTCGTGTTCGGCACCAAGCCCGAGCTCGTCGTCGCGTTCGAGCCGCGGGAGCCGGGCCCCACCCCCGACGGCGGCACCTCGGACGTGCCGTGGCTCGAGGCGCGCTACGACTTCGTCCTGCAGGCCGCGGGCTGA
- a CDS encoding uroporphyrinogen decarboxylase family protein, with the protein MSPSQSLPLLPTSLVGSYAQPDWLIDRAKLAGRFPPRVRAKELWRPAPEHLAQAQDDATLLAIRAQEEAGLDILTDGEIRRESYSNHFATALEGVDVDNPGTALDRSGHPNPVPRITGPIRRTRPVEVDDVRFLRAHTERTIKMTVPGPFTMSQQAQNDHYPDAEAAAMDYAVAVNAEIRDLHAAGADIVQIDEPYMQARPDAARAYGLAALNAALEGVTGTTAVHICFGYAAIIHERPEGYSFLPELAGCPVDQVSIETAQSGLDLGVLADLSGKTVLLGVVDLSDPVVETPEVVAGRVRRAFAHTAPENLVVSTDCGMKYLPRESAEGKMRTMAGAAALLRAELA; encoded by the coding sequence TTGTCCCCGTCCCAGTCCCTGCCGCTGCTGCCGACGTCGCTGGTGGGGTCCTACGCCCAGCCCGACTGGCTGATCGACCGCGCCAAGCTCGCCGGCCGGTTCCCGCCGCGGGTGCGCGCGAAGGAGCTGTGGCGGCCGGCGCCCGAGCACCTCGCGCAGGCCCAGGACGACGCCACGCTGCTCGCGATCCGCGCGCAGGAGGAGGCCGGGCTCGACATCCTCACCGACGGGGAGATCCGCCGGGAGTCCTACTCCAACCACTTCGCGACCGCGCTCGAGGGCGTCGACGTCGACAACCCGGGCACGGCGCTGGACCGCAGCGGCCACCCCAACCCGGTCCCGCGCATCACCGGCCCGATCCGCCGGACGCGGCCCGTCGAGGTCGACGACGTGCGGTTCCTGCGCGCCCACACCGAGCGCACGATCAAGATGACGGTGCCCGGGCCGTTCACGATGAGCCAGCAGGCGCAGAACGACCACTACCCCGACGCCGAGGCCGCCGCGATGGACTACGCGGTCGCCGTGAACGCCGAGATCCGCGACCTGCACGCCGCCGGCGCCGACATCGTGCAGATCGACGAGCCGTACATGCAGGCCCGCCCGGACGCCGCCCGCGCCTACGGCCTCGCCGCGCTCAACGCCGCGCTCGAGGGCGTCACCGGCACGACCGCGGTGCACATCTGCTTCGGCTACGCCGCGATCATCCACGAGCGGCCCGAGGGTTACTCGTTCCTGCCCGAGCTGGCCGGGTGCCCCGTCGACCAGGTGTCGATCGAGACCGCGCAGTCCGGGCTCGACCTCGGCGTGCTCGCGGACCTCTCGGGCAAGACGGTGCTGCTCGGGGTCGTCGACCTGTCCGACCCGGTCGTCGAGACGCCCGAGGTCGTGGCCGGCCGCGTGCGTCGCGCGTTCGCCCACACCGCTCCGGAGAACCTCGTCGTCAGCACCGACTGCGGCATGAAGTACCTGCCGCGCGAGAGCGCCGAGGGCAAGATGCGGACGATGGCCGGCGCGGCGGCGCTGCTGCGGGCGGAGCTGGCCTGA